AATTTTCATTAGAAGAATTATATTTGTAACATTGTTGCAAATATAAATACTCTTTCTGTAAGTGCAACGATGTTGCAATAATTTATTTAATGGATAGCATACTTAAAAGAAAAAAAATGAGTGCAACCCCTTTTAGAAAAGAGGTGCTCGGCGTTTTTGATAAGTACAATGTCGCGATTTCTTTGTCAATTATTGAGGATGAATTGACATCTTACAATCGAGTTACCCTGTACAGAACAATTAAGATTTTTCTCGAGAAGGGAATTATTCATGAGATTAATTTAAATGGAGAAGGTTCTAATTATGCCTTGTGTAAAGAGGAGTGCGGTGATGCCCATAATCATCAACATATTCATTTTAAGTGTAGCAGCTGTTCGCAAGTAACATGCGTTGATATCGACCGATTTCCAAAAATTACTTTACCCAATTTCAAAATAGATCAACTGGAGATTCAGGCTTCTGGCTTGTGTAAAAAATGCAATAAATAAAATGCTTAGAGCATTGTGCACAATGAGTGTAAGTCTTCAAAGAAAGTGTACCAGGGACAAGTAAAATTAAGTCAAATTTGAATAACCTGCGACAGGTATGTTTTTCTGCGTTTTTTCATAGTGTTTTGTTTAATTATTTCTCTTTGCTTAAGCAGTTCTTTATCACGTCCAAAGTATACATCTGATGGAGTTACATTGTTGATTGACTTGTGGTATCTACGGTTGTTGTAATGAATCAACAAACTCTTCCAGTCGATTAATTAAATCATCTGGCATA
This portion of the Flavobacteriales bacterium genome encodes:
- a CDS encoding transcriptional repressor, whose translation is MDSILKRKKMSATPFRKEVLGVFDKYNVAISLSIIEDELTSYNRVTLYRTIKIFLEKGIIHEINLNGEGSNYALCKEECGDAHNHQHIHFKCSSCSQVTCVDIDRFPKITLPNFKIDQLEIQASGLCKKCNK